The window AGCTGGAGAGCCTGGCCCTGTCACCATGGCCCAGGAAGGGAAAATGGGGCATCATTGTACCTCCACGCACGGCTCTTCTGGTGGCTTCCCACCCAAGAAGACATCTCAATCACACAAGGAACTCCAGAGCCCATAACAATTCCATCTcttgttcccctttctctgtcttgGTATGGCTTAATATGTTTCCTCTGGTCCTTTCTCGTGGCGACAGTAAGTGAAAGCTCCCTTCTTGTGGAGACAGGTGGCAAGGCCAACGGGACGCTCAGGACCTGAACCTGCTAAGGAGAAGACCAAGCCCAGGCCCACTGCCCTGGGATCCCACATCCCAGGCCACACTGGAGCTGGGCTCTCGGCTGGATCCCTGCCCTTtgccacccacctgcccacccaccgACTGGGCCCTTGGTCCCTGAGCTCAGCCAGCACCTGCTGCAGTCTCCACAGGGGCCTTACCAGTGGAGGGGGAGCAAATTCCTCCTTGGCCCCTCCGCATGGCCTGTCCTCGCCTCCCCTGCCACACATGCCAGCTCAACCATGGAGCAGAGCCAGCCTGTATAGGAGGCCAGGAGGGGAAGAGAATCATTTTATGGTCTGCCTTAGAAATCCAGGAGGAGAAAGGTCGAGGGGTCATTAGAGCAACCTCAAGAGCGGCTCTAGGTGCTTCTAGGCCCCCAGGTTCTGTCCAGCCCCACCTGGATGCACAGAGAGCATGTTTTCTGCAGGCCATGCCTTGCAGACCAGCAGGCATATTTTTCCAGGGCCTTGGGGGCTGCCTTGGCGATTGCTGATTGTGTGACAGAGGAAGTGGACTCTGGCAGGTGGCGTCTTACAAAGCCTCTGCTCCTGGGAGTGGCCTCCCAGTCTCAGTGGTGgccctgctccctccacccccagccacaGCCTCCCTGAAGCCATTTGTCCAGAGCTGCTCCCAATGTGGCCCACAGTCCTCCTACAGCCAAGCCCAggggcttgttaaaatgcaaagtcACTGCTCTAGGGACTCAGCCAAagcaggaatctgcattttatccAGCTCCCCAGATCACTGTGCACTTAGAGAGGAGATGGGCTCAGAGAGGGTGAGTTGCCCACAGTTCATGGCTGGTCAGAGCTGAGCAGGGCCGGAACCTAGGTTGTGACCGTACCCAGTCCAGAGATCCCGCCGCTCCACTTCATAGTGGGGAAACATGGGTGAGGGTCAGGGCTGGTGAAGACATGGGAGGGTCTGTTTACTGTCCAGATGTGCTCACCAGGCAGGATGCAATAATTGCGGTGGTGCTGGGAGGCTTCCCTGGCTCCTTCCCTGTGAAGGCTGAGCCAGAGCCAGGCATAGCCTGCCAGAGGCTGGTGCACACTGCAGGGTGGGCAggcgggggggtgagggggtggggtgcagagtcTGCCATGGCTTAGCTCTCTGCTGTCAGGGGCACTTGGAGCTCCCCTCTAGGCAAGATCCGTCACTGAGTAAGCTGGGGTGCATACCCCAAAGCCTGGGGAGAGGGTGCCGAAGAGGTTGGCAAGTCTCTGCTGAGCCTGGTAGGGTCCAGGGCCCAGACTTGGGGTCCCTCAGCCCAAGCTGAGTGCTTGAGATTTCTTGGGGGTTGATGCAGTTTTGGGGATCTGCACCAGGACCCCGTGGGCAACTGGACAGCTGCCATATGATGGGTCCTGAGATGTTCTGAGAAGTTCTCCGCAGCCCCTCAAGTGTCCTTCATTAGGTTACTTATGGCCTtttccaggtgccccttttaaaATCATACAATCCCTGGGAAGAATTACATTGCACTTGCACATGGCCAGTTCCTCAGAGAGAAGGTCCCCAAGGGTGGAACCCTTTCCTTCTGGGCTGGCAGGAGGGCTGGGACCCTGAAAGGCAAGGAGCCTCAGAGGCTTCCAGGGCTGGGTGTGGGCTCACTGAGGCCCAATCTGCCACTCCTtccaccttcccttcccctcctgcaaGAGGCCATAAGGATAGCCCACTGCCTGCCCTTCTACGTAGGGGTCATCAGCCAGGATTGGGAATAAGTAGAGAGGCTGCTCTGGGGAGCCCCTAGGAAACCTCCCTAACCCTGGCCCCAGGGCTTGGGTTAGGCTGGAGCTACCCTCCTAATTTGAGATCTCTCTGGCACCAGGTCCCCAGCCCAGGCAATATACCTAAGGACCCCCAGATGGTAACATGGCTCTGTGGTCCTCTGTTGGGGACATACCCTCACAGCAGAGACTTGATGACTCCCTACTTGTCAAGCACAAGCAGGCTATCAGACCCCTCGCTGTGGCTTTCCTGCCCTGTGCTGGGAGTCAGTCAGAGATGCCCCACTGCCCAGGGCCCCTTCCACCCACGTGGGGCCTCGGGTGAGAGCACCCCAGGGATGAAGAATGCCTCTGACCCAGATTCCCCACACAGCCTGGCAGTACAGAGGGAAGACAGCCTCTCGGTGGCCTCCCTGGGGTCTGGCTGTCAATTACCCAGGAAGAAATACCCAGCAGAGGACACCCCAGGGACTCTGCTTTCTGCAGCTTTCTGCAGTGGATGTAAAGAGCTGCTGTTTGGACTGCTCACCTGGGAACACTGGGGGCTGGGTTTCTGAGAAGGAACTTTGGCTTCGGCTCCACTTGAAAATCCTTGCCCATAGCACCTCCCCTATTTGGTCTGACGCCCTGCTAGACCTGCCCCTGTCCAGAGGTCACCCCCTGCTTCTGTAAAGGTCGCTCTAAATGCTCCCACAGCCAAACCCTTGTCTGTTTTTTCCTCCCTGTAGCCTAACTCCTCTTTCCGACCACAGCAGAAAGACCCTCCACCAAGCCTGGTGGCCAAGGCCCAGTCCTTGCCCTCGGACCAACCCATGGGGACCTTCAGCCCTCTGACCAGCCAGGATACCAGCAGCCCCCAGAAGTCCCTCCGCACAGTCCCAGTGGCTGGCCCACCCCCAGGCCGGTCTTCCCCTGCGGGCTCCCCACGCACCAGGCAAGCCCAGATCAGCACCAGCAACCTGTACCTGCCCCAGGACCCCGCGGTGGCCAAGGGTGCCCTGGCTGGCGAGGACACAGGTGTTGTGACACACGAGCAGTTCAAGGCTGCACTCAGGATGGTGGTGGACCAAGGTGACCCTCGGATGCTGCTGGACAGCTATGTGAAGATTGGTGAGGGCTCCACAGGCATCGTCTGCCTGGCCCGAGAGAAGCACTCAGGCCGCCAGGTGGCCGTCAAGATGATGGACCTCAGGAAGCAGCAGCGCAGGGAGCTGCTCTTTAACgaggtgggagaggagagcaGGACGTGATGGGGTGCTTAGGATGAGCATCTGGGAACAGGGTGGTGGACTGTACCCAGCACTCAGGCACCCCCGTCTGCCCCCCAGGTGGTGATCATGCGAGACTACCAGCACCTCAACGTGGTGGAGATGTACAAGAGCTACCTGGTGGGCGAGGAGCTGTGGGTGCTTATGGAGTTCCTGCAAGGCGGGGCCCTTACTGACATCGTCTCCCAAGTCAGGTGGGCAGCTGGGAGGGCTGGGCTCTGAGAGCTGGCTGTCCCCATCGCTGTCCTGGCAGGGGGATTGGGCAGCCTCAGGCCAAGAAAACTTGGGTTGCTTGTCACATCATTGCGAGCACGCCCTGTCCATTCGGGTTAGCAGGCCCAGGAGGTTCGGAGGAGTGGGATGGGCTCTCCAGCCTAGGTTCAGGCCCATTTCCACTAAGACTCTGGCCTGACGGGACCCTGCACATGCTGCCCAGGAGCTGCAGAGCCCAGGACCAGGGACACCTAATCTGCCTAGCCCAGCTACCTTGCAGCCCTGCCAAAGCTAACATTTTCTTCTGTCTGTGGCCCGGCCTTCCCTGTCTAGGCTGAACGAGGAGCAGATCGCCACCGTGTGTGAGGCTGTGCTGCAGGCCCTGGCGTACCTGCATGCCCAGGGTGTCATCCACCGGGACATTAAGAGTGACTCCATCCTCCTGACCCTCGATGGCAGGGTaggtccctccccctgctcctgtgctcctgGCTtagctcctgctcctgctcctgctcctagCTCACCACTCCTtgttccccacccacccacccaccctcatCTCAACCGCAGGTGAAACTCTCGGACTTTGGATTCTGTGCTCAGATCAGCAAAGATGTCCCTAAGAGGAAGTCCCTGGTAGGAACCCCCTACTGGATGGCTCCTGAGGTGATCTCCAGGTCTCTGTATGCGACTGAGGTAACTGGTCCTTCCATCCCAGAGCTCCTGTTTGGAGAAGTTCCTCTCAGAAACATTCATCTCCTGTGACCTCCCCCCCTCCCTGAAATAATCCTGATTTTTCAGATACCCACTTAATCGACACCCTACCCCCACTTCCCATTGTGCCCTGCCCACTCTTGGATGGGTCTGCCCTAGCTTGTGACTTTGCTGCCACAAACCATTCCCCAAAATCCCCCACCTGCAGCTCACAGGCAAGGTGGGGTATGGCCACCTTGGGTATGGCCCTGTGTGACAGCCATTCCCAGGGAATGGCTGACAGCTATGTCCCTGCAGTCAGTGGGCATTCCTGTAGGAAGTGCCTTGATCACAAGGCAGGTGGTCAGGGGAGGCCAACTCACCAGTGACAGCTGGGACCAACTGCTCCCATCCCCCTGCAACACACTGCCACCAAGGGGCCATACTCTGGCCAGTGGCATCAGGGACGGTCTCTTCCTACAGGTGGATATCTGGTCTCTGGGCATCATGGTGATCGAGATGGTGGACGGGGAGCCACCCTACTTCAGCGACTCCCCAGTTCAGGCCATGAAGAGGCTCCGGGACAGCCCCCCACCCAGGCTGAAAAACTCTCACAAGGTTAGTCAGTGCACAAGGTGGACCCCCTTCTTCCTGAGGCTTTGAGGACCAAAGCTCCCAGGCCCACTCCCTCCCTTCCACAGAAGTCAAAGGCTCCCAGAaaggctcccctttctccgcacAAAACCTGCACTTGGCTGAGAAGCTACATCTACACCCAGGCTCCTGTGTCCACTCAGACCAATTTCCACTTGCAGACAACTGACAGGAGCCTGAGAGAAGGGAAAGCAAGGCTGTCAGGAATCCCTGACTTCCTGGGGAGGAATCTAGAGAAGCTAATTGTGCAGGAATCTTCCATTCCCTCTGTTAAGGGAGCCATACCGTGGCATAGTGCCAGTCGGCCACAGCACAACCTGACCACATGTGAGCCACAGGTTTTCCCTTAAAACCAGAGTGTgcgtgtttttgtgtgtgtgtgtgtatacacacatgcactctTAACCCTTTTCTGCCAAATCCACCCAAACCCATATAGACCTTACCAGGGGACACCCCCTGCTGGTGGCCAGgtcagggcggggtggggggggggggggatggcacTGCCATCTGGTGGCCAGAGTGAGAAATGTCCCAGAAGCTGGAAACCCAGTCCCTAAATGATAAAATGGTTCTGTGGTTCCAACACAGCTGGATGGGAGAACAGTCAGGAAACACCTTCTGAGACAACTGGTCCTTGGGGCTTGCACTGCCAGCCCCAGGATTAACACATAGGGGAGATTTCCAACTGGCTAATTCCCCAGAGGATGTAGCCTTTTGGAAAGCCCCAGACTTAGCTTTATCCCAAGATATTGGCTCAAAATGAACCAAGGTAAGCTTTTGATTTAGAGACTCTACAGCTTAGAACATTAAAGAAAGTTACCTCCTCATCAGGTCCCTCCCactctcttcttttctatttttcaaaatacttcatCCCTGACCTCTTCTTTATCTTCACTAAAGACAGGGCAAGCATATTTTATCATCAACTGACCCACTGGGCAGCTAAGAAAACGGAGGTCTAGAGAAAATTGCAATTTGTCGAAGATGAGGGCTATACCCAGGACTGGATCACTAACTAGTACCAGTCCCATGCCCCTTCCACAGAGCCACAGAGCCTAAAGGCCCAGAGCCTTGAGCAGCGGGGTGAAGGATGGGCTCCCCAGGAGCCGGGAATCTTACTTCCACCCCTCAGCAGCACCCCCAAGGGGCGAACTAGCCACTTTTCCCCAGACTGATGCCAAGTCTCTTCACCTACCTGATAATCCAAAAAGTACTGAGCCTGGGAGCTGCAGGGAAGTAAGAAACAAGAGAACTCAAGACTTCCACGTGATGGTGGGGCCAGGCAGACAAGTCACCCCAAAAGTGACTTGCACGCCATGGCTTCCTCTCAGTGCTGCTCTGTCTCCGCAGGTCTCCCCAGTGCTCCGAGACTTCCTGGAACGGATGCTGGTGCGGGACCCCCAGGAGAGAGCCACGGCTCAGGAGCTCTTGGACCACCCTTTCCTGCTGCAGACGGGGCTGCCCGAGTGCCTGGTGCCCCTGATCCAGCTCTACCGCAAGCAGACCTCCACCTGCTGAGCCCACCCCCAGAGGGCTGCACCCGCCACCTATGCCCACAAGCAGGAGACACTGGGCAGCCAGCCTGCCGGCAGGGCCTACCTGCCTCATTCTCTCAGTATTCTCTCCAAAGATTGAATGTGaaaccccacccaccccctcctgcccttCAGCCCACTGGGCCAGGCCGGACCTGCCCcttggtctctctccctcccaagaGGGTGCCCAGTTGCCTTTGGGATGATGGAGACCCCTTCTACAGGATGACCCTTTGTTATTTGCACAGGGATATTTCTAAGAAACGTGAAGACCAGCACTCCTGGCCACCGTGGCCAACACAGCAGAAAAGGCtgctgcagtttttttttttaaggttgttgtACACTAGCATCCCAGGCCACCCAAGAGGGCAGACTGCCTGTCTTCACCAGGATACTTGCTGTTCTCAGTTCCAACTCTAAACCCTGGGGTCTTGAGAGGGCCACAGGGAAGGCTTCTATTGCCTGAAGCTGTCTTCCTCCCTCGTGTCTGACTTCCTGAAGGTACAGTCCGACCTGCACCTATTTCCCAGCCCACCTGCACTGACTCACTGTCCCTGCATAGCCCGCCCTGAACTGTGAACAGCCTGATCGCgggccagggaaggaggaggagcattTTTCTGGGTGTAAGAGGAAGAACAGAGCTGGTGGTAAATGTGGTCTCACTTTATAGGATGAAGAGACCatcatgtgtgtgtgcgtgcatgcgtgcgtgtgtgaGAGTGTAAGTGGAGGATGGTCACCCCGATAGCCTGGCTCCCTCCAGGTCACCCACAGCCAGCTTCAGTAAGGCTTTCCCATCCTTTCTGCCACTAAGTTCTCCTCCGAAGGGACCTGCTTTCTTGGCCTGGCTTCGCACCTCCTAAGTCCCTTGTCTCTACCTGACCCGAGAGGAGATCTGCATTGAGTCTAATGTATCCCAGGGCCTTGGCAGATTTCCAGGTTTCTCCTGTAGTGTTGAGTCTGAGGGCCAGAGACAGGAATGGTGAGGGACAAACTTTGTTTTATCTGTAAGCTTCATCTCAGTAGCCAGGTCATTGAGGACTGGTTCTTTTCAAACTCTTGGTCTGGGGGAGGTGAACCACCTCCTGGAGTCCCATCCTGTCAAGAAATGGGCCCTTCCTTCGTGCAAACCATCTGCCCTAGCTGCCTCTTCAGACCCCCGTGTCcttgtccccttccctccccaccttcaGGGATGTTGCCAGTCAGGGAATCCAGGGAAGAACTCCAGGTGTCAGGACCCTATCTAGATAATATTTTTAGATTCCTCTGCTCCCTAGTGGCCTGCTTtggggccaaaaaaaaaaaaaaaaaaaattgcaaggaCTTTTTTAAAGggtcagagttttaaaaacaaaagcatcttCCCTAGAAACTTTTGTGAATTGTTTGCACTTGTGCCTGTTTTAAATTAAACTGAGTGTTCAAAACCTCTGGGCTGTTGTCTCTGAGAATGGAGCCAGGCCATCTTCAAGCTGGATGCCCTGTAGTGGGGGTGTCTGGTGtgaccccccaacccccagcagtCACTCAAGTCCACAAAAAAACCAACTCCCTGGTGGCATGTGGGCCCAGGAGGGCAGATAAGGAGGGAAACAGGAAGTGAAAGGCCCTTGGGACTGAGAGAGCTGAGAAAGAGCCAGAGCTCTCCTTCCCAGGGGAGAAGAACCCAGCCAGGAAAGGCAGGGCCATGTGCTATGCTTGCTGGTACCACCGGGGCTCTGGgggcagccacccaggctgaTGACCACTTTCTGCATTGGtgtctcccttttcccttttgcttCTCACTCCAAGGAAAGTCAGAGGCTCCCCTCTCCAAGTTGTCCATAGAAAGTGGCCTGAGCTGCTTCCGTGAGAAAGCAGTCTCTTTTTCGGTTCTCAGAACTGAGCGGTTGTGAAggagcagtgcaatggctggaaATCAAGAGATCTTGGTTCTAGCCCTGTGGGTAGGGGAGATGGAGGGCATTCGCTTTAAACTTCTAGCTCTGACACTGATTCCAGCACTTCCTTCCTGAGAATTCATCCTCCCACCAGCCCAGGGTTCACCGAAATCTCTCCACCAACATCCAGGAGTCCTGCAGaccttctcctgctccccacaGCAGTGCCACCCAGACAGCCACCCTAGGCTGAGGGTCCCAGTCCCACCAACTCAGTGGGAAGCGGTACCCAAGTCCTTCCCGCAGGGGACAGCCACAGTGCACAGTGGGACAGGCAAAGATGGAGGCTGATGGAAGGCAGAAGCTTTGCAGGAAGGTAGCACACCCTTCTGCCACTCGAAAGGGAGCCTAGAATCAGGAACAGTTGGTAAGGCAAAGAGAGGCCAGGTCTTGCAACTGAATAATACTGGATTTATTAACTATTCTTCCGAGTTCTAATAGTCCTTCCGCCACACAGTGTCAGTCCAAAAGCAGGCATGTATGTCATTTAGCCTCCCGCACAGACTAGTTCTGAGCTTGATGTTGGGGTACTGAGATCCAGTGGCCTGCGTGAATCTTCACAATgatgaaagcaaacaaacaagagtTGGAAAAGAAAACCGTTAGGACAGTCTCTTCTAAAGAGGAGTGAGCTAGGGAAGACCCCAGCCTCAAAGCCCTGGGGCTGACAATGAAAAAGAAGTGCAGGGGAGCAAAACGCGGTGACCTGTGCAAGTTCTGCACACAAATGGGCCTAGTAAGAATTCTGCAAGAACAGCAAGTCAGTCAAACACAATTCAGTGCAGACAGGAAAGATCTGCTGTGGTTTTTAAGAAACACTGCTTTCAACCACCAAGCCCTTGGCAACTCAACGGAGAGGAGCCCTCCTCGTGGTTGTTTACTCGCTATGGAAGGCCCTGGGGAGATGAGGGGGTTGGGGTGTCACTGAACCAGAAAGCCACAGGTGAGCAACGTTTGAAAGATGACAGCACCTTCTACCTAATGTTCAACCCAGACCTCACCGGTGCCCTGAAGAAGCCAAATACTTTTATCCCTACACCATTAAAAACTCCgtgaaaattaaacacagaaaggGAGTAAGTGAGCAAGCAGgggtcaggaaaaaaagagagtttgTACTTGGGATGTCCAATtatcccccatcccacccccagatCCTCTCCCTCGGGCTTTTCAGGTGCTTCTGTATTGTCCACCCACCACCCAGACAGTGGGACTGACCAGAGGCAAATGTGTGGGGAGGAAGGTGTAGGGGGAGGGCAAAACACCCTCAAAACGAAAGCAAACTTCATCAGAAGGGGTCAGTGCAGATCCCAGGTTTCAGAAACTATAAACAAGGGGTTGGAAACTCCTGTTTCTCAGAACAGAGCAGGTGCTCTCTGGACATGGGAGCCTTAACTTGGAAGATCTTGGGGCTCCTGCCACTCCAAGTCCGAGCGATCTGTTCATTGTCCCTCACTCCACTGCGGGGAAATGACTTCAAGTATCCGGATTTGACATACTACAAGGGGAAAAGGATTCCGTGGGCAAATGCACAAGGGAGGGAGAAGTACGCGGCTCAACTCCGAGCCAGGGCGCCGCGACGAAAGCGCGGCGCTGCCACCAGGGGGCACCAGAGATCACGTCCGGCGCTGGGCCGGGGGAGGGCGCGGCCTCGGCGGCCTCAAGGGTCGGGAAGGTGTCCCCTCCGTCTGCGAAGGCTACAGATCGACGTCTTGCAAAGGCCCCACCTCGGACGGGGCGGGGGGTCGCAGAAAGAGCCCCCAAGCGCCGGCCACcccgcgggctcccggggcacGTGCTCGCCAGGCCCGCGCCGACCCCCTCCGCCCCCAGGCCCGCCCGgagcgcggggaggggcgggcgccGAGGTGGGACCGGGCCGGGGAAGGGCCTTCAACCGCCCCCGGCGGCTGCCTCGGGCTCGCTCATCTGCCCGCTACGGAAGCGAAGCGGGGCCGGGCCAGGGGCCCTTGGGCTCGACCTCCGGCTCCGGCGTGCGCCCGGCCCTCCGTCAGCCGCCCAGCGGGAAGCAGGAAGCCTTTAGCAGCCCCTTCCAGCTTTCGCAGGAGTTTGATGTAATTTAAACCCGGACCTGCGGCTCGTGTGGGCTTCCCGACTCCCGCGCGCCGCTAACGTGGCAAACACTTCAGTCAATTATCCCCCTCGCAGAGCTTCTATTTAAAGAGACATTGTCAGGTTCTTAAGCCTCGGATCAGACCCGCTGCTTTTCTGCTTCTTATACAAAGACTCGAAAACACGAGTTCTCTGAGGATTGGAAGGAATACAATTAAACCAAGCCTCCGCAACCATTCCACCCTGCGGGAGCACCCACGTGCGGACgcgggagctggggggggggcgggccaaGTCCCTTCCATTTCAGGCCTCtaagagggagaagaaataagGCTGGGCCCCGAGAGGCCGGCGAGACCTCAAAGATAAAATTCAAACGCAGCTGAGCTGAATGAAGCTCGGCTCAGGGGCCAGGAGCTGGGGTCGGTAGGGGTTGGTGTAGGGCAATGACCCCACATCCATGTGAAGTTGAAAACTGGGTCcgccagaggcagagacagctgGAAGTACCCAGAAGCTGTTTCAGGGAACAACCAGCCTTCCACACCAGGGCCTCTGCTACCCCTAAGT of the Canis lupus familiaris isolate Mischka breed German Shepherd chromosome 30, alternate assembly UU_Cfam_GSD_1.0, whole genome shotgun sequence genome contains:
- the PAK6 gene encoding serine/threonine-protein kinase PAK 6 isoform X6, with protein sequence MFRKKKKKRPEISAPQNFQHRVHTSFDPKEGKFVGLPPQWQNILDTLRRPKPVVDPSRITRVQLQPMKTVVRGSSVPTDGYISGLLNDIQKLSVISSNTLRGRSPTSRRRAQSLGLLGDEHWATDPDMYLQSPQSEHTDPHGLYLSCNGGTPAGRRQMPWPEPQSPRVLPNGLATKAHSLGPTEFQGATQRCLQLGACLQSSPPGTSPPTATSRRGTKAPRHGSEEARPQSCLVGSATGRPGGEGSPSPKTQESTLKRRLFRSMFLSTPATAPASSSKPGPPSQSKPNSSFRPQQKDPPPSLVAKAQSLPSDQPMGTFSPLTSQDTSSPQKSLRTVPVAGPPPGRSSPAGSPRTRQAQISTSNLYLPQDPAVAKGALAGEDTGVVTHEQFKAALRMVVDQGDPRMLLDSYVKIGEGSTGIVCLAREKHSGRQVAVKMMDLRKQQRRELLFNEVVIMRDYQHLNVVEMYKSYLVGEELWVLMEFLQGGALTDIVSQVRLNEEQIATVCEAVLQALAYLHAQGVIHRDIKSDSILLTLDGRVKLSDFGFCAQISKDVPKRKSLVGTPYWMAPEVISRSLYATEVDIWSLGIMVIEMVDGEPPYFSDSPVQAMKRLRDSPPPRLKNSHKVSPVLRDFLERMLVRDPQERATAQELLDHPFLLQTGLPECLVPLIQLYRKQTSTC
- the PAK6 gene encoding serine/threonine-protein kinase PAK 6 isoform X7 gives rise to the protein MFRKKKKKRPEISAPQNFQHRVHTSFDPKEGKFVGLPPQWQNILDTLRRPKPVVDPSRITRVQLQPMKTVVRGSSVPTDGYISGLLNDIQKLSVISSNTLRGRSPTSRRRAQSLGLLGDEHWATDPDMYLQSPQSEHTDPHGLYLSCNGGTPAGRRQMPWPEPQSPRVLPNGLATKAHSLGPTEFQGATQRCLQLGACLQSSPPGTSPPTATSRRGTKAPRHGSEEARPQSCLVGSATGRPGGEGSPSPKTQESTLKRRLFRSMFLSTPATAPASSSKPGPPSQSKQKDPPPSLVAKAQSLPSDQPMGTFSPLTSQDTSSPQKSLRTVPVAGPPPGRSSPAGSPRTRQAQISTSNLYLPQDPAVAKGALAGEDTGVVTHEQFKAALRMVVDQGDPRMLLDSYVKIGEGSTGIVCLAREKHSGRQVAVKMMDLRKQQRRELLFNEVVIMRDYQHLNVVEMYKSYLVGEELWVLMEFLQGGALTDIVSQVRLNEEQIATVCEAVLQALAYLHAQGVIHRDIKSDSILLTLDGRVKLSDFGFCAQISKDVPKRKSLVGTPYWMAPEVISRSLYATEVDIWSLGIMVIEMVDGEPPYFSDSPVQAMKRLRDSPPPRLKNSHKVSPVLRDFLERMLVRDPQERATAQELLDHPFLLQTGLPECLVPLIQLYRKQTSTC